The Phaeobacter gallaeciensis DSM 26640 genomic sequence CGCCTCTGTCAGCAGAAGGTCACCTGTTTTCAATACGCCCGCTAGCGCGCAGAACAGCGCATGCTGACCGCCAACCGTTGTCATCACCTCAGCTCCGGTGGCGCCGACGCCACAATAGGCCAGCCAGCGTTGCCAAGCCTCGGTATGTCGGTCGAGATCGGCATCCGACTGGTAGTCGAGCAGTGGTGACAGATCACTGCCCTCAGACAGGGCCTGCAGCGCTTGGCGGATATGCGGTTGGGAAAACCCCGCCAGCGGCAGGTTGCGCGACAGGTCAATCGGCCCCTGAGCATTTCGGCGCAGACTGTTGGCGGCTCCGTCTTGGGGGGCCATTGGTTCGGGCGACCGCACGAAGCTGCCGCGCCCGACCTCTCCCCGCAGCAACGCCCGCGTCACCGCCTCGGCATAGGCGCGACTGGTGGTATTTGCGGACACGCCAATCTGATAGGCCAGCTCCCGATGGGGCGGCAACTGCGCGCCGGGGGCCAGCCGCCCGGTCGCGATATCCTCTGCCATCGCTTCGACGATTTGCAGGTATTTCGGACCACTGCGTCCGTTGAGGTTTGGGAGCCAAATTGCCATCAGATCAATGTTTTAATTGCATTGGTGCAATATTGGGGTCGATCTTCGCTTTGGTCAATGCAATTTGAAGAGGTCTCCAGATGAGTCGTGTTTCCCCCTCCGTTGGCACTGGTATCGCCCTGTCGCTTGTTAGCTTGGCGCTGTTGGGCATTATGCCGATTATCTCCAATCTGCGCCCGGCAGTGATGGGCGCGTTGCCCTTTGCCTTTGCTCTGTCAGTCTGGCAACTGATCTTCGCTCTGCCATGCTTTGCTGTTGAATACAGAAGTCGCACCCGCGGGATTTTCGCAATGCGCCTGTCGTCAAGACAACGCCGCCGCATGGGCGGGGTGGCCATGTTCACCGGCAGCCTCTTCGGCCTGTCGACTTATCTTTATGTGATCGGCGTGGAACAGGCAGGGGCAGCCAACGCCGCGATCGCCATTCAGGCCTACCCACTCTTTGCGATCCTCTGGGAGAGCTTGTTTCTGAAGCGGCGAAAGACCCCTGCCGAATTGACCCTGACTGCGCTGCTGCTGACCGCGCTTTACTATCTGGGCACCGACGGCACCCTGCGCATGTCTGGCCTGTCGCCGTGGTTCCTGCTGGCGCTTGGAGTGCCGTTTTTGTGGAGCATCGCCCATGTCCTAATTAAAGAAGAACTCAGCAGCACACCCATCACCCCAATTCAGGTGACTTTGATCCGGGTGGCGATTTCCTCGGTCTTTCTGGGCGCCGTGTTGGTGCTGGTTCTGCCCTCCGGGGCGATGCTCGGATTTGCTGCGCTGATGCAGCCGATGGCGGTGCTGATGGGGTTGGTCTATTTCCTGGAGCTGATCGTCTGGTTCTATGCGGTGCGCCATATCGATGTATCACTGGCCAGCTCGATTACCACGCCTTGGCCTGCTCTGACGCTTGCGCTCTCGGTGCCGTTGCTGGGCGACCGGATCGAACCGCGCCAAGTTGCTGTCCTGGTGGTTGTGGTGGCCTGTATCTATGGGTTGACGCTGGTGGGTCTGCGCCGCGCGAAGCGGATTAACGTTTGAGTCATCTCCTATGCTTGGCGTGCATAGCGGGCAGACCGAGCCATCAGTTGTTTGCGCAAACATTTACCCCTATCTCTCGGGTGTCACTGAAACAGACACAACTGAGAACAGCCGGAAATTCGTCCGGCCAGAGTATAAGGACTACCACTATGGCACATGTCATCAACACCACCGACACTGGCTTTACCTTCATCGCGCGCCTGCGTGGCGTGGCAGAAGAGATCAAGGACAGCTGGGCGCGTCGCGCCGAATACAAACGCACCTATGCGGAGCTGGACAGCCTGTCTAACCGCGATCTGGCCGATATCGGCGTGCGTCGCTGCGATATCCCGCAGATCGCCCATGTTCAGGCTTACGGCCACTGAGCTTTGCCACCTTGGGGTTGATCGCAGCAATGCCGCCGCCCCTTGGTTGCCCAAGTGTCAGATCGGCTCTTTCTCCTCCCTCAGGGGCCGGACTGGACGCGCCTCCGCTTTGCGGGGGCGTTTTTTGGTTTCAGGGGGCGCGATGTAAGGGGTTGGCCCGTTGCCAACCCTCCGGCCGCGCGCTCCATGATCCGTTCACGCGCTTTTGTCATGCTGTGCAGGATCGCGATCACCCGCCGGGCCTGACACCCCCGGCGCCGATGACCAGGGCCCCGGCGTGGCAGCCGGGGAGCACGATAATATTATCCACGCACGGGAAAGATCCCGTCCCAAATCCCCCGGCGGCACCGCCACCCTTTATCGGTCGACCACAGACGCAACGGACCACATCGCGGATACCCGGATCGGCAACGGGTCAAGAACTGGCAGGGCAGGGGCCTTGGCAGCGAATCCGGCTGCGCGGCGCTCGTGGTTCAGTTGGCAGGCGCACTGTGCCCTTGATCCCGCCCCGCATCGGGTCTATACGCCCCCGGTGGTCCTGCGGGCCACAGAATCAGAAAACCAAGAAACGCCGTGTCTGCCCTAATCCGCTTCGGGGGCACTTCCGGCAAAGGAGAAGCGATATGAAACTCAATGAACTGCGCGACAATCCAGGCGCCGCCAAAAAACGTATGCGCGTTGCCCGTGGTCCGGGTTCCGGCAAAGGTAAAATGGGTGGCCGTGGTATCAAAGGTCAGAAATCCCGTTCGGGTGTTTCGATCAATGGCTACGAAGGCGGCCAGATGCCCCTCTACCAACGCCTGCCCAAGCGCGGCTTCAACAAGCCGAACCGTAAGGCATACGCCGTTGTGAACCTGGGCCTGATCCAGAAATTCATCGACGAAGGCAAGCTGGACGCCGGTTCCATCACCGAAGATACCCTGATCTCTTCGGGTCTGGTACGTCGTAAGCTGGACGGTATCCGCGTTCTGGCAAAGGGTGACTTCACCGCCAAAGCAACCATCGCTGTGACTGGTGCCTCCAAGGCCGCCGTTGACGCAGTCGCAAAGGCTGGTGGCGCCCTGACCGTGGCAAACACTGCCGCAGCTGAGTAACAGCTTGTGAGCGGCGCCGATGCCGCTTACATAGTCTTCAGTTTTCCATTAACGCCGCCCGAGCCGGAAAACGGCCCTGGGCGGCGTTTTCGCAAGAAGAGACCTTTTTTATGGTATCAGCAGCAGAACAAATGGCGGCGAACACCAGCTGGGCCGCTCTTGGCAAAGCCACGGATCTGCGCAACCGCATCCTGTTTACGCTCGGGCTTTTGATTGTCTATCGCCTGGGCACCTATATTCCCGTTCCGGGGATTGATGCGGATGCACTGCGCCAGTTCATGACCTCGGCAGGGCAGGGCATCGGGGGCATGGTGTCCATGTTCACCGGCGGTGCGCTTGGCCGTATGGGCATCTTTGCACTCGGCATCATGCCCTATATTTCGGCGTCGATCATTGTGCAGCTGCTGACCTCGATGGTCCCGGCGCTCGAACAGCTCAAAAAAGAGGGCGAGCAGGGCCGCAAGAAAATCAACCAATACACTCGCTACGGCACCGTGCTTCTGGCCACGGCGCAGGCTTATGGCCTCGCGGTCTCGCTCGAATCGGGCGATCTGGCGACAGACCCGGGCATGTATTTCCGCCTCGCCTGCATGATCACGCTGGTGGGCGGCACCATGTTCCTGATGTGGCTGGGCGAGCAGATCACCCAGCGCGGCATCGGTAATGGTATCTCCCTGATCATCTTCGTTGGCATCATCGCCGAGGTGCCCGCCGCAATTGCACAGTTCCTGGCCTCCGGTCGTTCGGGTGCGATCAGCCCCGCGGTGATCATCGCAGTGATCCTGATGATGATTGCCATCATTATGTTCGTGGTGTTCATGGAGCGCGCCCTGCGCAAGATCCATATCCAGTACCCGCGCCGTCAGGTTGGCATGAAGGTCTATGACGGTGGCTCCAGCCACCTACCTGTGAAAGTGAACCCAGCAGGCGTGATTCCGGCGATCTTCGCTTCGTCCCTGTTGCTGCTGCCGGTGACCATCTCGACCTTCTCCTCGAATGCAACCAGCGGCCCGATCATGTCTTGGCTCTTGGCCAACTTCGGCCCCGGTCAGCCGCTCTACCTGCTGTTCTTCGTCGGCATGATCGTGTTCTTTGCCTATTTCTACACCTTCAACGTATCCTTCAAACCGGACGAGGTGGCGACCAATCTGAAGAACCAGAATGGTTTTGTTCCCGGCATCCGCCCCGGTAAGAAGACCGCTGAGTACCTCGAATATGTGGTCAACCGCGTGCTGGTCCTGGGCTCTGCCTATCTGGCTGCTGTCTGTCTACTGCCGGAAATCCTGCGCGGTCAGCTTGCAATCCCGGTTTACTTTGGCGGTACCTCCGTGTTGATTGTGGTTTCTGTTGTGATGGACACCATTCAACAGGCACAAAGCCATCTGCTTGCGCATCAATACGAAGGTCTCATTGAAAAGAGCCAGCTGCGCGGTCGGAATAAGAAACGGACACGACGGGGACCTGCACGCCGATGAGCAATATTATTCTTCTGGGCCCGCCCGGCGCGGGCAAGGGAACTCAAGCACGCTATCTGGTTGAATCACGCAATATGGTTCAGCTGAGCACCGGCGACATGCTGCGCGATGCGCAGGCGTCGGGCAGCGAGATGGGCCAGCGGGTTGCTGCGGTCATTGCCCGGGGTGAACTGGTCACCGATCGGATCGTCATTGGTCTGATCCGCGAGAAGATCGAAGAGGGCGCCGAGGGCGGCTTTATCTTCGACGGCTTCCCCCGCACGCTCGCTCAGGCGGATGCGCTGGCAGAATTGCTGCGCGAAACTGGTCAAAAGCTGGATGCCGTGATCGAAATGCAGGTGGATGACACCGCATTGGTCGCGCGCATCACAGGTCGGTCCACCTGCGGCGATTGCGGTGAGGTCTATCACGACGAGACCAAGCCATGGCCCGAGGATGGCAAATGCACCAACTGCGGCGGCACCAACCAGAAGCGCCGCCCGGACGATAACGAGGAAAGCCTCCGCACCCGTCTGATGGAATACTACAAGAAGACCTCGCCGCTGATCGGCTACTACTATGCCAAGGGCAACCTTCAGCGTCTCGATGGTCTGGCTTCCATCGAAGAGGTCCGCAAGAACCTCGGCTGGATCATGGGTGACTGATCGCCCGATGCTTTCGGAATTGATAAAACGCCCCGCGCCACCCTGGCCGGGGCGTTTTTTGTGCGCTCCCCGCGCGCTGGCAGAAAAACAACACAAATCGCGCTGCGGGTGGTTGACCTTGGGGGAAACTTCGGCCCCAGTCTTGCCGACGGGTTGACCATAGTGCGATTTCCACATAGGGAACCCCATCCCTTCTGGGAATCATCACAGGTGCGTGCAATTTCTGCCGCCCTGACCACCTCGAAATGCTGGACCATCGGGCGACACTGCCAAGGTCAAGCGTTGTGAAAAAAGGTTCCGGCGCTACGGAACCGCAACGAAAAGGAAAGTGACACGTGGCACGTATTGCCGGCGTAAACATCCCGACTGCAAAGCGGGTACCGATCGCCCTCACCTATATCACTGGCATTGGCACGACCTCTGCTGAAGCCATCTGCGAAGCCGTAGGCATCGACGCAACCCGTCGTGTAAACGAGCTGTCCGACGCTGAAGTTCTGGCTGTGCGTGAGCACATCGACGCCAACTACACCGTTGAAGGCGACCTGCGCCGTGAAGTTCAGATGAACATCAAGCGTCTGATGGACCTTGGCTGCTACCGCGGTCTGCGCCATCGTCGTAACCTGCCCGTTCGCGGTCAGCGTACCCACACCAACGCTCGTACTCGCAAAGGCCCCGCAAAGGCCATTGCTGGTAAGAAGAAATAAGGGAGGGTTTGATCAATGGCACGCGATAAGACTCGTACCAAGCGCAAAGAGCGCAAGAACATCGCCTCCGGCGTTGCACATGTGAACTCCTCGTTCAACAACACCAAGATCCTGATCTCGGACGTGCAAGGCAATGCGATTTCCTGGTCCTCCGCAGGCACCATGGGCTTCAAAGGGTCGCGTAAATCGACTCCTTATGCGGCTCAGATGGCTGCTGAAGACGCAGGCAAAAAAGCGCAGGAACACGGCGTTAAAACCCTGGAAGTCGAAGTTCAGGGCCCCGGTTCGGGCCGTGAATCCGCACTGCGCGCTCTGGCCGCAGTCGGCTTCAACATCACCTCGATCCGTGATGTGACCCCGATCGCGCACAACGGCTGCCGCCCGCCGAAGCGCCGTCGCGTCTAAGCGACACTGATTTTTGCTGGGGCTTTGCTATTTCTGCAAGGCCCCAGTACGCCATTTGAAACCTCGGGCGTCTGTACCTTCGGACATGAGGTATAGACAGGAATGGAGGGACCGCATGATCCACAAGAATTGGGCTGAACTGATCAAGCCGACTCAGCTTGACGTGAAGCCGGGCAATGATCCCGCACGCCAGGCCACCGTTGTGGCTGAACCGCTGGAGCGCGGCTTTGGTCTGACACTGGGCAACGCGCTGCGCCGCGTCCTGATGAGCTCGCTGCAAGGCGCCGCCATCACCTCCGTGCAGATCGACAACGTCCTGCATGAATTCTCCAGCGTGGCCGGCGTTCGCGAAGATGTCACCGACATCATCCTGAACCTGAAAGGTGTGTCGCTGCGCATGGAAGTCGAAGGCCCCAAGCGTCTTTCGATCAATGCCAAAGGCCCCGCAGTTGTCACCGCCGGTGACATCTCCGAATCCGCTGGCATCGAAGTGCTGAACCGTGAGCACGTGATCTGCCACCTCGACGATGGTGCGGATCTGTTCATGGAACTGACCGTCAACACCGGCAAGGGCTATGTCTCTGCTGATAAGAACAAGCCTGAAGATGCGCCCATCGGGCTGATCCCGATCGACGCTATCTACTCGCCGGTCAAGAAGGTCTCCTATGACGTTCAGCCGACCCGTGAAGGTCAGGTTCTGGACTATGACAAACTGACCATGAAGATCGAAACAGACGGCTCCATCACGCCCGATGACGCGGTCGCTTATGCGGCCCGTATCGTGCAGGATCAGCTGTCGATCTTCGTCAACTTCGACGAGCCGGAATCGGCAAACCGTCAGGACGATGACGACGGTCTCGAGTTCAACCCGCTTCTCCTGAAGAAAGTGGACGAGCTGGAACTGTCCGTGCGTTCGGCCAACTGCCTGAAGAACGACAACATCGTCTACATCGGCGATCTCATCCAGAAGACCGAAGCAGAAATGCTGCGCACTCCGAACTTCGGCCGCAAGTCGCTGAACGAGATCAAAGAAGTGCTGTCGGGCATGGGTCTGCACCTTGGCATGGACGTTGAGGACTGGCCGCCGGACAACATCGAAGATCTGGCCAAGAAGTTCGAAGATAGCTTCTAAAAGATTGGGCGGCTTACAGGCCGCCCGAAATGCCCGGACTTGCCGGGGACGACAAGGGCACACGCCCCAAGGTGAGCCGCTGACACGCATCAGCAGCCTGACAAAGCAAAAACGCAGATCAAAGGACTATCAAAATGCGTCACGCACGTGGTTACCGCCGCCTGAACCGTACTCATGAGCACCGTAAGGCCCTGTTCTCCAACATGGCTGGCTCGCTGATCGAGCACGAGCAGATCAAGACAACCCTTCCCAAAGCAAAAGAACTGCGCCCGATCATCGAAAAGATGATCACCCTGGCGAAGCGCGGCGACCTGCACGCTCGTCGTCAGGCCGCGTCCAAGCTGAAGGAAGACAAGGACGTCGCAAAGCTGTTCGAGGTTCTGGGCCCGCGCTACAAAGACCGTCAGGGCGGCTATGTCCGTATCCTGAAAGCCGGTTTCCGCTATGGCGACATGGCACCGATGGCGATCATCGAATTCGTTGATCGTGATCGCGATGCAAAAGGCGCCGCCGACAAGGCACGCCTCGCCGAAGCAGAAGCTGCTGCTGACGAATAATCAGATCGGTCATCTGACCGGACCTGACCCCCCGCTCTGGCAACAGGGCGGGGGTTTTTCGTTTTCCTACTCCGCGCGGGGGCTGAAAGCGGGTGGGTGAAAATGCAGGGTTTTTCCCCCGCAAATCCAACCTTGTAAAAGATGCCTCCGGTCCGCATATCCTGTTCACAAGAACAATCGGAGTCGTCATGTTTCGCGCAATCCTGACCGCCGCAGGCCTGTTTCTGGCCACTCAGATCCCCACCACACAGGCGCTCGCAGAGACCCGTGTACCGCAGAATCAGGCAGAGATTTCCCTCGGCTTCGCGCCGCTGGTGAAAGAGGCCGCCCCGGCAGTGGTCAATATCTACGCCAAGATTGTTCATGAACAGCGCCGCACGCCCTTTATGAACGACCCGTTCTTTGATGATTTCTTTCGCGGGTTGTCCAAGCCCCAGCCGCGGGTGCAGAACTCGCTTGGCTCTGGCGTGATCCTGTCGGCGGATGGGATTGTGGTATCGAATTACCATGTTGTGGGCATGGCCACCGATATCCGTGTCGTGACCACGGATCGGCGGGAATATGCAGCACAGGTGGTGCTGGCGGATCGCGCCAGTGACCTTGCCATTTTGCAGTTGGAAGAGGCCGAGAACCTGCCCTATCTGGAGCTGCGCGACAGCGACGGGGTTGAGGTGGGCGAGCTGGCGCTGGCCATCGGCAATCCCTTCGGCGTTGGTCAGACTGTCAGCAGCGGCATTGTCTCGGGCCTTGCGCGCAGCGGCGCGGCCACGGGGGAGGGGATTGGCTACTTCATTCAGACAGATGCGCCGATTAACCCCGGCAATTCCGGCGGCGCGCTCATTGATGTGAATGGTGGCCTGATCGGCATCAACACCCGTATCGTGACCCGCTCCGGTGGGTCCAACGGCATCGGTTTTGCCATCCCTGCCAATCTGGTGCGCGCCTTCATGCGGCAGGCCGATCAGGGGGCGGAGGAGTTCCAACGCCCCTGGGCTGGCATGATGGGGCAACCGGTGGATGCCGATCTGGCGGCCTCGCTGGGGATGGACCTGCCGGAGGGGATGGTGATTTCCGAACTGCACCCCGCCAGCCCGTTCACCAAGGCCGGGTTTCAGGTCGGCGATGTGATCCTTGACGTGGCCGGGCAGGCGGTGAACTCCCCGTCGGAGATGGTGTTCCGCATGTCCGTCATCGGCCTCGGTGACACGGCTGAGGTCACCCGACTGCGCACAGGCGAACGCGAGGTGCTGACGGTGGAAATGATCCTCGCCCCGGATGAGCCACCTGCCAATCCGCTCAGCCTTGATGAAAACACGCCGCTGCCGGGGCTGACGGTCGCGCGGATCAATCCGCAGTCAATCCTGCGCTTCCAGCTGCCGATGTCCTCTGACGGGGTGGTGATTACCGACCCCGGCGCCTATGGCGGCCGCGTCGGTCTGCGCGCGGGAGACATCATTCTCGGGATCAACAACGCCGTGATCAAATCCCCATCAGATGTGCCAGAGGTTCTATCGACGATCGGCCGCTGGATGAAGGTTGATCTCAACCGGCAGGGCCAGCGTGTGTCGCTGCGCTACCGGCTCTGATCATGGCGGATCTCTTTGACAGTGGCGATGCCGCCCCCCGCCGGGACCCGCAGTCGGAGGTGACCCGCCCGCTGGCGGATCGCCTGCGCCCGCAGTCGCTGGCAGAGGTAATCGGTCAGGCGCAGGTCCTTGGTGAGGAGGCGCCGCTTGGGGTGATGCTGGCCTCCGGATCGCTCTCGTCACTGATCTTCTGGGGGCCGCCCGGTGTGGGCAAGACCACCATTGCGCGGCTCTTGGCGCGGGAGACGGATCTGCATTTCGTGCAGATCTCAGCCATTTTCACTGGCGTGCCGGATCTGAAGAAAGTGTTCGAGGCGGCCAAGATCCGTCGCCAGAACGGTCAGGGCACGCTGCTCTTCGTGGATGAGATCCATCGCTTCAATAAGGCCCAGCAGGACGGGTTCCTGCCGCATATGGAGGATGGCACCATCCTCCTGGTAGGGGCCACGACCGAGAACCCGAGTTTTGAGCTGAACGCCGCTGTGCTGAGCCGCGCGCAGGTCTTGGTGCTGGAGCGGTTGAGCCTTGTCGATCTGGAACGACTCACACAGAGGGCGGAGCAGGAACTGGATCGCGCCTTACCGCTGACCCCGGATGCGCGGGACGCGCTGCATGAAATGGCAGATGGGGATGGGCGGGCGCTCTTGAACCTCATCGAACAGATTGCCGCCTGGAAGGTGGACAGCCCGCTGGGGCGGGAGGCGCTGGCCGCACGGCTGATGCGGCGCGCGGCAAAATACGACAAATCCGGTGATGAGCATTACAATCTGATTTCCGCGCTGCATAAATCCGTGCGCGGATCGGACCCGGATGCAGCACTGTATTGGTTCGCCCGCATGTTGGAGGGCGGCGAGGATCCCAGATACCTGGCCCGCCGCCTGACCCGGATGGCGGTTGAGGATATCGCTCTGGCTGATCCGCAGGCGCAGGGCATCTGCATTCAGGCCTGGGAAACTTATG encodes the following:
- the rplO gene encoding 50S ribosomal protein L15, encoding MKLNELRDNPGAAKKRMRVARGPGSGKGKMGGRGIKGQKSRSGVSINGYEGGQMPLYQRLPKRGFNKPNRKAYAVVNLGLIQKFIDEGKLDAGSITEDTLISSGLVRRKLDGIRVLAKGDFTAKATIAVTGASKAAVDAVAKAGGALTVANTAAAE
- a CDS encoding adenylate kinase → MSNIILLGPPGAGKGTQARYLVESRNMVQLSTGDMLRDAQASGSEMGQRVAAVIARGELVTDRIVIGLIREKIEEGAEGGFIFDGFPRTLAQADALAELLRETGQKLDAVIEMQVDDTALVARITGRSTCGDCGEVYHDETKPWPEDGKCTNCGGTNQKRRPDDNEESLRTRLMEYYKKTSPLIGYYYAKGNLQRLDGLASIEEVRKNLGWIMGD
- the rpsK gene encoding 30S ribosomal protein S11; this encodes MARDKTRTKRKERKNIASGVAHVNSSFNNTKILISDVQGNAISWSSAGTMGFKGSRKSTPYAAQMAAEDAGKKAQEHGVKTLEVEVQGPGSGRESALRALAAVGFNITSIRDVTPIAHNGCRPPKRRRV
- a CDS encoding DNA-directed RNA polymerase subunit alpha translates to MIHKNWAELIKPTQLDVKPGNDPARQATVVAEPLERGFGLTLGNALRRVLMSSLQGAAITSVQIDNVLHEFSSVAGVREDVTDIILNLKGVSLRMEVEGPKRLSINAKGPAVVTAGDISESAGIEVLNREHVICHLDDGADLFMELTVNTGKGYVSADKNKPEDAPIGLIPIDAIYSPVKKVSYDVQPTREGQVLDYDKLTMKIETDGSITPDDAVAYAARIVQDQLSIFVNFDEPESANRQDDDDGLEFNPLLLKKVDELELSVRSANCLKNDNIVYIGDLIQKTEAEMLRTPNFGRKSLNEIKEVLSGMGLHLGMDVEDWPPDNIEDLAKKFEDSF
- the rplQ gene encoding 50S ribosomal protein L17, with protein sequence MRHARGYRRLNRTHEHRKALFSNMAGSLIEHEQIKTTLPKAKELRPIIEKMITLAKRGDLHARRQAASKLKEDKDVAKLFEVLGPRYKDRQGGYVRILKAGFRYGDMAPMAIIEFVDRDRDAKGAADKARLAEAEAAADE
- a CDS encoding DUF1127 domain-containing protein → MAHVINTTDTGFTFIARLRGVAEEIKDSWARRAEYKRTYAELDSLSNRDLADIGVRRCDIPQIAHVQAYGH
- a CDS encoding trypsin-like peptidase domain-containing protein encodes the protein MFRAILTAAGLFLATQIPTTQALAETRVPQNQAEISLGFAPLVKEAAPAVVNIYAKIVHEQRRTPFMNDPFFDDFFRGLSKPQPRVQNSLGSGVILSADGIVVSNYHVVGMATDIRVVTTDRREYAAQVVLADRASDLAILQLEEAENLPYLELRDSDGVEVGELALAIGNPFGVGQTVSSGIVSGLARSGAATGEGIGYFIQTDAPINPGNSGGALIDVNGGLIGINTRIVTRSGGSNGIGFAIPANLVRAFMRQADQGAEEFQRPWAGMMGQPVDADLAASLGMDLPEGMVISELHPASPFTKAGFQVGDVILDVAGQAVNSPSEMVFRMSVIGLGDTAEVTRLRTGEREVLTVEMILAPDEPPANPLSLDENTPLPGLTVARINPQSILRFQLPMSSDGVVITDPGAYGGRVGLRAGDIILGINNAVIKSPSDVPEVLSTIGRWMKVDLNRQGQRVSLRYRL
- the secY gene encoding preprotein translocase subunit SecY; translated protein: MVSAAEQMAANTSWAALGKATDLRNRILFTLGLLIVYRLGTYIPVPGIDADALRQFMTSAGQGIGGMVSMFTGGALGRMGIFALGIMPYISASIIVQLLTSMVPALEQLKKEGEQGRKKINQYTRYGTVLLATAQAYGLAVSLESGDLATDPGMYFRLACMITLVGGTMFLMWLGEQITQRGIGNGISLIIFVGIIAEVPAAIAQFLASGRSGAISPAVIIAVILMMIAIIMFVVFMERALRKIHIQYPRRQVGMKVYDGGSSHLPVKVNPAGVIPAIFASSLLLLPVTISTFSSNATSGPIMSWLLANFGPGQPLYLLFFVGMIVFFAYFYTFNVSFKPDEVATNLKNQNGFVPGIRPGKKTAEYLEYVVNRVLVLGSAYLAAVCLLPEILRGQLAIPVYFGGTSVLIVVSVVMDTIQQAQSHLLAHQYEGLIEKSQLRGRNKKRTRRGPARR
- a CDS encoding EamA family transporter; the encoded protein is MSRVSPSVGTGIALSLVSLALLGIMPIISNLRPAVMGALPFAFALSVWQLIFALPCFAVEYRSRTRGIFAMRLSSRQRRRMGGVAMFTGSLFGLSTYLYVIGVEQAGAANAAIAIQAYPLFAILWESLFLKRRKTPAELTLTALLLTALYYLGTDGTLRMSGLSPWFLLALGVPFLWSIAHVLIKEELSSTPITPIQVTLIRVAISSVFLGAVLVLVLPSGAMLGFAALMQPMAVLMGLVYFLELIVWFYAVRHIDVSLASSITTPWPALTLALSVPLLGDRIEPRQVAVLVVVVACIYGLTLVGLRRAKRINV
- the rpsM gene encoding 30S ribosomal protein S13, with protein sequence MARIAGVNIPTAKRVPIALTYITGIGTTSAEAICEAVGIDATRRVNELSDAEVLAVREHIDANYTVEGDLRREVQMNIKRLMDLGCYRGLRHRRNLPVRGQRTHTNARTRKGPAKAIAGKKK
- a CDS encoding replication-associated recombination protein A, translating into MADLFDSGDAAPRRDPQSEVTRPLADRLRPQSLAEVIGQAQVLGEEAPLGVMLASGSLSSLIFWGPPGVGKTTIARLLARETDLHFVQISAIFTGVPDLKKVFEAAKIRRQNGQGTLLFVDEIHRFNKAQQDGFLPHMEDGTILLVGATTENPSFELNAAVLSRAQVLVLERLSLVDLERLTQRAEQELDRALPLTPDARDALHEMADGDGRALLNLIEQIAAWKVDSPLGREALAARLMRRAAKYDKSGDEHYNLISALHKSVRGSDPDAALYWFARMLEGGEDPRYLARRLTRMAVEDIALADPQAQGICIQAWETYERLGSPEGELALAQAVIYLALAPKTNAGYMAYKAARRLAKQTGSAPPPKHILNAPTKLMKSQGYGEGYDYDHNAADGFSGQNYFPDDVPRPVLYQPVERGFERELKRRTEYFANLRAKRNC